Within the Zea mays cultivar B73 chromosome 10, Zm-B73-REFERENCE-NAM-5.0, whole genome shotgun sequence genome, the region AACAACAATATCCTTGCATGCATCAACAAGACAACAACGTAACATACAAATAATTTGTATGATACTTTCAATTGAACTTATTCCGTCCCAGATGATTATGCAGCACCAGGCACAAGCCGTGCATCAATTACAGGTACAGCTAGGAGTACATGACCAAAGAATACTAATTTATACAGATCTATTTCATGATCATCTTTATGCCTTTTGAAACTGAAAAAAAATAGCACAAGAGCGCAGCAGTTCTTGTTACAAGCTGCAAACCTGCCATCAATTCTTCAGAAAAAATTTCGAGTATATCCTCTTGCAGTACGGACTGGTCCTAAGTAGTTCCTCATGTGGTAGGATTGCATTTATCAGTGCGGAATGAAGTGAGCCCTGAAACTCCCCTCACAGTAACAAATTTCAACAATTAGTTACTACAAAAAAAAATCCTAAGAACAAATATCCTTTTTTCATCAGTTTTACCTTTGAATTCTTGAGAGCAGAGTAGACGACATAGTTTGCATAGCAGTGCGGAAGCAGTTGCTCCAGGTGTGGCGTGGCAAGGAGTTCCAGTATGATCTTGGCCTTGTCAACCTCCTTGAACACTTTCAGGCATTTCTCCACAACATTGCTGCTGAACTTCTGCATGGACAGGTGGATATACTTGCCTCCAAACTGTTGCGCAAGGCTTGAATTCGCAGTTGGTATCTTCAAGTCCAGTACAACCTGGACAACGTAGTTCCTGCAACCATAAAAATCTTGCAAGTTGGTTCCAGAGATGCAACCTGATAAAAGTATGAGGAATTTTGGACAGAGTAGTGTTGTTACCCATATGCATCTTCGGCAAGCTTAAACCCATTGTGAGCAATGGCGGCAACCAGCTTGTCCCTGTGCTCACCACGCGACCGCGCAATGCACCGCTGTAGGACACAGCAACCGTGGATTTGCATCCCGATATCGACGCAGTGGAGTGCAGCAGCAGCAAAGATCGCCTGAAGGTTGTAGCTTGTCAGTTAATATATATCTGATCTTAAACGAAAAGTGAGGCCACAAACTTCAGACATGTGAAAGCGGTCCAAGACAAATCTGACATCAATCAGTGTCAAAAGAATGTCAATGGCCATAATACAGTTACAGAATTACTTATATCTGCCTTATCGTCTCTTTTTTTTCTGAATGGAAAGGTTTGGTCTAAATTTTGTAACAAAGAGCTCATCTACAGAAGATGTAACCACTAGAATAGTAAAAGAAAAAAAGCTCTAAACTTCAGAGCAAATGGCGGCATACAAAAATTCCAGATGCACACCCATACAGACCTTATTATCGTTTGAAGCAAACGAATGCAAACACTTTTGCACGACATGGTTGCCATTGGtatccttgatgagctccaagAAGCCAGGGCGCAGAGCATCCATGACAAGACCAATCTCTTCCCTTGCACTGAGTCTCTCGATCAGCTTCTGCACCGCCCGTGTTCTGAAACGCCATCACCGAATTCAACCAAAACCACAAGCCACCCAGGGGCAAAAGCAAAAATATGCACATtgataacaacaacaacaacaacaaacaaaaaaATCTGGGAGTGAATTGACAGTTATACCCATGGACGTTGAGGGATATCCTGACGAGCGCGAAGGGGTCGGCGGTGAGGGTGAGCACAAGCGTCATCCTCTGCCCGTCGTCGCAGACGGCGAGCAGCTTCTGCATGAGGTAGTTCCCGAACGGGTCCACCATCAGCTGCGCGGCGTGGCGCGAGACGCCGGCGAAGATATAGTCGACCTCGCGCTTGCCGTCGTCGAGCCTCTGCTGCAGCAGGCGGCACCCGTGCTGGTCGCGCGCCATGTGGTACATGACCCCGCGCAGGCCGGCCAGGCTCTCGCCGTGCCACTTGGCCGCCGCGGCGGCTCCGCACTTCTTGGGGCTCGTCGTCATCACCGAGCCGTTCTTCCTCCTCACGCTCTTGCACCGGGCCCTCGGCGTGGCGGGAGAAGGCAGAGGCACATAAGGCGGCGGGGAGCACCGGATGTCCCAGCCGTCGGCCGCGGCGGCGTCGTCGAAGGTGACGGGAACAAACAGAGAGCGCATGTGCGCGTAGTGGCTGGCCATGGAGAACGAGTGCATGGCGACAAGGTTCTCGCCTTTCGTGGGGAAGCCGTAGCCGGTGGCAGCGCCCGGCGCCGGCAGCTCGTCGTCGCCGTCGACGAGGCCCATCGCGGCGAGCTCGTGGATGAGGAAGGAGAGGTCGGCGTCGTCGTCCGCGCCGGCCTCGCTGCCGCCGAGGAGGCCGACGTGGTGGAGGAGGGGGATCTCGTTCAGCAGAATCTCCATCTCCCTGTCGACCTTCATCTTTCCCCGGTGAATTAGCTGCCGGACTCCGATCGGATCTTTCGATATGGGGAAACTGCGTGGGGAGTGATCGGATTGGGTTCTATTGGTCCGCGGAGAAGGATTGGGATTGGAGCGAGGGGGGAAGGTGGTTTCTTGGAGACGGGTTGTTGAGACATGCAGAGGAGGAAggagagtggcggtggtggtgggtGTTATATACGGATAGAGCGGGAAAGTAGTGGTGACTGAGGTGAGGTGGGGAGAGTGCCTGCTCTTTATTACCGAGTTTATTTGGACATTGTCTCTAAccctttttttttattttgacATATCTACAAATTTTACAATTTAACTATCCTAATAGCATATCCAACA harbors:
- the LOC100192099 gene encoding uncharacterized LOC100192099; amino-acid sequence: MKVDREMEILLNEIPLLHHVGLLGGSEAGADDDADLSFLIHELAAMGLVDGDDELPAPGAATGYGFPTKGENLVAMHSFSMASHYAHMRSLFVPVTFDDAAAADGWDIRCSPPPYVPLPSPATPRARCKSVRRKNGSVMTTSPKKCGAAAAAKWHGESLAGLRGVMYHMARDQHGCRLLQQRLDDGKREVDYIFAGVSRHAAQLMVDPFGNYLMQKLLAVCDDGQRMTLVLTLTADPFALVRISLNVHGTRAVQKLIERLSAREEIGLVMDALRPGFLELIKDTNGNHVVQKCLHSFASNDNKAIFAAAALHCVDIGMQIHGCCVLQRCIARSRGEHRDKLVAAIAHNGFKLAEDAYGNYVVQVVLDLKIPTANSSLAQQFGGKYIHLSMQKFSSNVVEKCLKVFKEVDKAKIILELLATPHLEQLLPHCYANYVVYSALKNSKGSLHSALINAILPHEELLRTSPYCKRIYSKFFLKN